A single window of Leeuwenhoekiella sp. MAR_2009_132 DNA harbors:
- a CDS encoding nucleoside deaminase, which translates to METSTHEDFMRKAIAWAQKGKETNGGGAFGAVIVKDGAIIAEGHNQVGKSTDCTQHAELAMIQEACKKLATKSLEGCILYTSCEPCLMCLGATRWAELEMVYYGASASDANEAGYIYSELFYNSHTGKRHVEFNLKQLLREEAVAVWNN; encoded by the coding sequence ATGGAAACGAGTACTCACGAAGATTTTATGCGGAAAGCCATTGCCTGGGCTCAAAAAGGTAAAGAAACCAATGGAGGAGGAGCCTTTGGAGCTGTTATTGTTAAAGATGGTGCTATTATCGCAGAAGGCCACAACCAGGTAGGGAAGTCTACTGATTGTACGCAACACGCAGAATTAGCAATGATTCAAGAAGCTTGCAAAAAATTAGCTACCAAAAGTCTTGAGGGTTGTATCTTGTACACGAGCTGCGAACCCTGTTTAATGTGCCTGGGAGCAACGAGATGGGCAGAACTTGAGATGGTTTACTATGGGGCATCTGCATCAGATGCTAACGAGGCAGGATATATTTACAGCGAACTCTTTTACAATTCGCACACTGGTAAAAGACATGTAGAATTTAATTTAAAACAACTATTACGCGAAGAAGCTGTAGCAGTTTGGAACAACTAG
- a CDS encoding formate/nitrite transporter family protein produces MSEEEEEKQKNIDKELEKSEVSEESQAKSHGEILKEQICEGKKIYSLSTSSIIMSSLTAGLEIGFSYMMLCSVFYFFSDSLPEESLFKIIALVYPLGFILVVLGQSILFTEQTSLLTLPVLNRQHSVVSLLRLWGLVIFGNLLGGTLIGLVLVWIGPKLGIFDAETVITIGTHVAGFGLPTILVSAILAGWMMGLLSWLVTSSKDTVSRIIIIFLITATMAFTGLHHSIIGNIEVFAAYISGSEITIGQYISVQSTALIGNAIGGAFFVALLKYRAFVNNVN; encoded by the coding sequence ATGAGCGAGGAAGAAGAAGAAAAGCAGAAAAATATAGATAAGGAACTAGAAAAGTCTGAAGTTTCTGAAGAATCACAGGCAAAAAGTCACGGTGAGATATTAAAAGAACAAATCTGCGAGGGTAAAAAAATATACAGTCTTAGTACCAGCAGTATCATCATGAGCTCATTAACGGCTGGTCTTGAGATTGGTTTTAGCTACATGATGTTATGTAGCGTATTCTATTTCTTTTCAGACAGTTTACCGGAAGAAAGTCTGTTCAAAATAATTGCTCTGGTATATCCATTGGGATTTATTTTAGTGGTTCTAGGCCAATCAATATTATTTACAGAACAAACTTCGTTACTCACCTTGCCCGTATTAAACAGACAACATAGCGTAGTAAGTTTATTGCGTTTGTGGGGTCTGGTAATTTTTGGAAACTTACTTGGCGGTACTTTGATAGGCTTGGTTTTAGTTTGGATAGGTCCCAAACTAGGTATTTTTGATGCTGAGACGGTAATAACTATAGGAACCCATGTCGCTGGTTTTGGTCTTCCTACCATTTTAGTTAGTGCGATTCTAGCTGGGTGGATGATGGGATTATTATCCTGGTTAGTGACTTCGTCTAAAGACACGGTAAGCCGTATTATCATAATCTTTTTAATTACCGCAACCATGGCATTTACTGGGTTGCACCACAGTATTATAGGCAATATTGAGGTTTTTGCAGCCTACATAAGCGGTTCTGAAATTACTATAGGGCAGTATATAAGTGTGCAAAGTACGGCTTTAATAGGTAACGCAATAGGAGGTGCCTTTTTTGTAGCTTTATTAAAATACCGGGCTTTTGTAAATAACGTCAACTAA
- a CDS encoding DUF4251 domain-containing protein encodes MKTIYLIVLSILFVNCGSSKNTDATTNADLNTWLEAREYQIEATYAMPMNTAAVNAVLNSNILGPGNNSAQVSLIGNPNFVKIDGDSIHARLPYFGERRMGGAYSTRDAGITVNGLIRDYEQEIKKGMYVITFSARDTEGTESYDFILNLRSNLVADLSVQSTQRTTIHYRGTVDQLKPEESKK; translated from the coding sequence ATGAAGACAATTTATCTAATCGTTTTGAGTATTCTATTCGTTAACTGCGGAAGCTCAAAAAATACTGATGCTACTACAAATGCAGATTTAAATACGTGGCTTGAAGCAAGAGAATATCAGATTGAAGCGACCTATGCAATGCCTATGAATACTGCAGCTGTAAACGCTGTTTTAAACAGTAATATATTAGGACCCGGTAACAATTCTGCTCAGGTAAGTTTAATAGGTAATCCCAATTTTGTAAAGATTGATGGCGATAGCATTCACGCAAGACTACCTTATTTTGGCGAACGCCGAATGGGTGGCGCATATAGTACCCGAGATGCAGGAATAACGGTAAACGGATTGATACGTGATTATGAACAGGAAATTAAGAAAGGAATGTATGTTATCACATTTTCGGCACGTGATACTGAAGGAACCGAAAGCTATGATTTTATACTCAATTTAAGATCTAATCTGGTTGCAGATCTTTCTGTACAAAGTACACAACGCACAACAATACATTATCGCGGAACTGTAGATCAATTAAAACCTGAGGAATCTAAGAAGTAG
- a CDS encoding nucleoside deaminase, with product MSNEEFMLEAVNAAIKGMQNNEGGPFGCVIVKDGKIIGKGNNKVTSTNDPTAHAEVTAIRDACKNLYSFQLDGCTIYTSCEPCPMCLGAIYWARPDKVYYGSSQTDAANIGFDDAFIYEEIPLPYEKRSIPFEQLSPEVAIKPFQEWTKKMDKTEY from the coding sequence ATGAGCAACGAAGAATTTATGTTAGAAGCTGTAAATGCAGCTATAAAAGGAATGCAAAACAATGAAGGCGGACCCTTTGGTTGTGTGATTGTTAAAGACGGAAAAATTATAGGTAAAGGAAATAATAAAGTTACTTCTACAAATGATCCCACTGCACACGCTGAAGTTACGGCGATACGTGATGCTTGTAAAAATCTGTATTCGTTTCAACTTGATGGTTGTACTATATACACTTCGTGCGAACCTTGCCCAATGTGTCTGGGAGCCATTTACTGGGCCAGACCCGATAAAGTGTACTATGGAAGCAGCCAGACCGATGCAGCAAATATAGGGTTTGATGATGCGTTTATTTATGAGGAAATTCCTCTGCCGTATGAGAAACGCAGCATCCCTTTTGAGCAATTGTCTCCCGAAGTCGCCATTAAACCATTTCAAGAATGGACGAAGAAAATGGATAAGACAGAGTATTAG
- a CDS encoding Na+/H+ antiporter NhaC family protein — MAELKITPKFSALIPLLVFVVTFLGVGIYQDDFYALPAPIAVIVGIVVAFLMFRQSINTKIDTLLKGCGDDKILTMCLIYLLAGAFAAVTNATGSVDAIVNMGLDFIAIEYIYVGIFVIAGFLSVSTGTSVGAIVALAPIVVGFAANSSADLAILCGALLGGSMFGDNLSVISDTTIAATQSLGTKMSDKFKQNIKIAVPAAIGTIAILVFQGTDLTATEATAVSYNYDVLKITPYILVILLSILGLNVFITLFVGVLAAGILGISYGDFTLIESTKIAYEGFTNMTEIFLLSLLTGGLAALVARNGGIEYILVNIKKLIKNKKTAELGVATLVSTINMAIANNTVSIIIAGPIAKTINDEYQLDNKKTASILDIFACIVQGLLPYGAQVLMILSFSNGKINYLDLMGNTWYLLLLLVYTLLFITFNPMHKAKS; from the coding sequence ATGGCAGAACTTAAGATTACTCCAAAATTCTCAGCACTCATTCCTTTATTGGTTTTTGTAGTTACCTTTCTCGGTGTAGGAATTTATCAAGATGACTTTTATGCACTTCCCGCACCTATTGCGGTTATTGTAGGGATTGTAGTCGCATTTCTAATGTTTAGACAGTCTATTAATACTAAGATAGACACGCTTTTAAAAGGCTGCGGTGATGATAAAATCCTCACGATGTGCTTAATTTACTTGCTTGCCGGAGCTTTTGCCGCTGTAACTAATGCCACGGGAAGTGTTGACGCTATTGTAAATATGGGTTTAGACTTTATTGCGATTGAGTACATCTACGTAGGTATTTTTGTTATTGCTGGTTTCTTATCTGTTTCTACGGGAACTTCGGTAGGAGCGATTGTTGCGCTGGCTCCCATTGTTGTGGGTTTTGCAGCTAATAGCAGTGCAGACCTGGCGATACTTTGCGGTGCGCTTTTAGGTGGTAGTATGTTTGGAGATAACTTATCGGTTATTTCAGATACGACTATTGCGGCGACTCAATCACTGGGCACCAAAATGAGTGATAAATTTAAACAGAACATAAAAATTGCCGTACCTGCAGCTATAGGCACAATCGCTATATTAGTTTTTCAAGGGACAGATCTTACAGCTACTGAAGCTACAGCTGTAAGTTATAACTATGATGTACTCAAAATTACACCGTATATTTTGGTGATTTTACTTTCTATTCTTGGGCTTAATGTTTTTATAACCCTGTTTGTTGGCGTGTTGGCAGCAGGTATTTTGGGAATTAGCTACGGCGATTTTACGCTTATAGAATCTACTAAAATTGCCTATGAAGGTTTTACAAATATGACCGAAATCTTCTTACTATCCTTACTCACCGGCGGACTCGCAGCTCTGGTTGCCCGTAATGGCGGGATTGAATATATTCTAGTAAATATCAAAAAGCTAATTAAAAATAAAAAGACTGCAGAACTGGGCGTTGCAACCTTAGTAAGTACGATTAATATGGCTATTGCAAATAATACGGTATCTATAATCATTGCGGGTCCTATTGCAAAAACAATCAATGATGAGTACCAATTAGACAACAAAAAAACAGCATCTATTTTAGATATTTTTGCTTGTATTGTTCAGGGCTTATTGCCGTATGGAGCGCAAGTGCTTATGATTTTGAGTTTTTCTAACGGAAAGATTAATTACTTAGATTTAATGGGCAATACCTGGTATTTACTTTTGTTGCTGGTTTACACGCTTCTTTTTATTACGTTCAACCCGATGCATAAAGCAAAATCATAA
- a CDS encoding DUF6642 family protein: MLEKRTQVPQKHDLDPDKFIYCLEGVPDIDVDQITEVQKSLEELALQYGVASIYQTCDTIEGLEASLNALVMDDHYFKEYEIIYLVMTGEANSICLNDYYYSFQEIAELFEGKLRGKIVHFSNAKVLDLDEEEAQYFLDITNAKAVSGYGNAVDGISSSNLDKVYFNLFNEDDDLFNVVETLHEKHYAICKLLDFRMYY, translated from the coding sequence GTGCTGGAAAAAAGAACGCAAGTACCGCAGAAACATGATTTAGATCCTGATAAATTTATTTATTGTTTAGAAGGTGTTCCCGATATAGATGTAGATCAAATTACTGAAGTTCAAAAAAGCCTGGAGGAGTTGGCGCTTCAATACGGTGTGGCAAGCATATATCAAACTTGTGATACTATTGAAGGACTCGAAGCGAGCTTAAATGCGCTGGTTATGGACGATCATTATTTTAAGGAATACGAGATTATCTATCTAGTGATGACCGGGGAAGCTAATAGTATATGTTTAAATGATTACTATTACAGTTTTCAGGAAATTGCAGAGTTATTTGAAGGAAAGTTGAGAGGGAAAATCGTTCATTTTTCGAATGCTAAAGTACTGGATCTTGACGAAGAAGAAGCGCAATATTTTTTAGATATTACAAACGCAAAAGCAGTTTCTGGCTATGGAAATGCCGTTGACGGGATAAGTAGTTCTAATCTTGATAAAGTGTACTTCAATTTATTTAATGAAGATGATGATCTTTTTAATGTCGTAGAGACCTTACATGAGAAACACTATGCAATATGCAAACTTTTAGATTTTAGAATGTATTACTAG
- a CDS encoding DUF4494 domain-containing protein produces MSATWYECKVKYRKFDEASGTQKVKTEPFLVDAISYTEAESRITEEMASYLMEGEEIKITNIKVANYAEIHPFENCDRWFKSKISLIAFDEESGKERKTNMYLLVQANDVKEAFENTVSTMQDTMGEYTIPAVSESPIMDVFPYFSGDEEETERLEEFNRLKESTPSYNDDNEELAMADSLTAEAE; encoded by the coding sequence ATGAGTGCAACCTGGTACGAATGCAAGGTAAAATATAGAAAATTTGATGAAGCGTCTGGTACGCAAAAGGTTAAAACCGAACCTTTTTTAGTAGATGCAATCTCGTACACTGAAGCAGAAAGTAGAATTACCGAAGAAATGGCTTCGTATTTAATGGAAGGTGAAGAAATTAAAATCACCAACATTAAAGTTGCTAATTATGCAGAGATTCATCCTTTTGAAAATTGCGATCGCTGGTTTAAATCAAAAATCTCGTTAATCGCTTTTGACGAAGAAAGCGGTAAAGAACGTAAAACCAATATGTATCTGTTGGTACAGGCAAATGATGTCAAAGAAGCCTTTGAAAACACTGTAAGTACAATGCAGGATACAATGGGCGAATACACTATTCCGGCAGTTTCTGAATCTCCTATTATGGATGTCTTTCCATATTTTTCAGGTGATGAGGAGGAAACAGAGCGTCTGGAAGAGTTTAATCGCTTAAAAGAATCTACACCTAGCTATAACGACGATAACGAAGAATTGGCAATGGCAGATTCGCTCACTGCTGAAGCTGAATAA
- a CDS encoding thiamine phosphate synthase, with protein MIIPKLHYRSQGNSSEEHLENIQKACTSGIELVQLDFEKATEKQLLKLAKQVREITSHFQTRLFLTDHHKIAREIKADGVYLEKTDLSLLLSVRNHLYTWQIIGAGAHTLQECEALIAKDIDYINLNPFKTNTKLVTAKTGLGLNGYSLITEALTTETPILGAGGITPEDVKDLMTAGISGIVVSDYITQDFNSIKTFNQLLKASSTEEQRHTFE; from the coding sequence ATGATAATACCTAAACTACATTACAGATCTCAGGGTAATTCTTCAGAAGAGCATTTAGAAAATATTCAAAAGGCCTGTACATCAGGTATAGAATTAGTGCAATTAGATTTTGAAAAGGCTACCGAAAAACAATTGCTTAAATTGGCAAAACAGGTACGCGAAATCACTTCGCATTTTCAAACCCGGTTATTCTTAACTGATCATCACAAAATAGCGAGGGAGATCAAAGCAGATGGTGTGTATTTAGAAAAAACAGATCTTTCTCTCCTACTTTCAGTACGCAATCACCTGTATACCTGGCAAATAATAGGTGCCGGTGCGCATACGTTGCAAGAATGTGAGGCGTTAATCGCTAAAGATATCGATTATATTAATCTAAATCCGTTTAAAACAAATACCAAACTAGTTACCGCAAAAACAGGTTTGGGTTTAAATGGGTATAGCCTCATTACTGAAGCTTTAACTACTGAAACTCCTATATTGGGTGCAGGTGGAATAACCCCTGAAGATGTGAAGGACTTGATGACTGCCGGAATTTCAGGAATAGTAGTTTCAGATTATATTACTCAAGATTTCAATTCAATTAAAACATTTAATCAGTTATTAAAAGCATCTTCGACTGAAGAGCAACGTCACACTTTTGAGTAA
- a CDS encoding cold-shock protein: MSNGTVKFFNETKGFGFITEEGVEKDHFVHISGLIDEIREGDEVEFDLQEGNKGLNAVNVKVI; this comes from the coding sequence ATGAGTAACGGAACAGTAAAATTTTTCAACGAAACCAAAGGATTTGGATTTATTACAGAAGAAGGTGTTGAAAAAGACCACTTTGTACACATTTCAGGATTAATCGACGAGATTCGCGAAGGCGATGAAGTTGAATTCGATCTTCAGGAAGGTAACAAAGGATTAAATGCAGTAAACGTAAAGGTTATCTAA
- a CDS encoding EamA family transporter yields the protein MWMYLGLLAALFLGLHNLCKKHAVRGNEVLPVLLGTLCSGFLMFLPFYLGSIYYPEFTKELDFYITEIPWEVHGFIFIKSMIMAASWILAYQALKHLPITIVTPIRSAGPFFTFIGAIFIYKEQPNSLQWIGFFVIILSVVLYSRIGKQEGIIFKKNKWILAIIAATFLGASSGLYDKFLIQNLSLNPQTLQFWFCWYTILILIFILAILWFPKAEKRKAFTFRWSIIAVGVLLQTADYFYFKALQDPEALIMLLSAIKRSQLIIAVVIGGLVFKEKNKRKKLIPLTGILVGVFLILYS from the coding sequence ATGTGGATGTATTTAGGGCTACTGGCCGCACTTTTTTTAGGATTACACAACTTATGTAAAAAACACGCTGTACGTGGCAACGAGGTTCTTCCTGTTCTTTTAGGTACCCTTTGTTCAGGATTTTTAATGTTTTTGCCCTTTTATTTGGGATCTATTTACTATCCTGAATTTACTAAAGAATTGGACTTTTATATTACCGAGATTCCCTGGGAAGTTCACGGTTTTATTTTCATCAAATCAATGATTATGGCAGCATCGTGGATTTTAGCCTATCAGGCTTTAAAGCACTTACCCATCACCATTGTTACACCTATACGGTCTGCGGGTCCTTTTTTTACTTTTATTGGAGCTATTTTTATTTATAAAGAACAACCCAATTCTCTGCAATGGATTGGTTTCTTTGTGATTATTCTTTCGGTGGTGTTGTATTCGCGCATTGGCAAACAAGAAGGAATCATTTTTAAAAAGAATAAATGGATTTTAGCCATTATTGCCGCAACCTTTCTGGGTGCTTCCAGCGGTTTGTATGATAAGTTTTTAATTCAGAATCTTTCCTTAAATCCGCAGACATTACAATTTTGGTTCTGCTGGTATACTATTCTAATTTTAATATTCATACTCGCCATACTCTGGTTTCCGAAGGCCGAAAAACGAAAAGCCTTCACCTTTAGATGGTCTATAATCGCAGTGGGTGTGCTTTTGCAAACCGCAGATTATTTTTACTTTAAGGCGCTACAAGATCCTGAAGCCCTGATTATGCTACTTTCTGCCATTAAACGCAGTCAGCTAATTATTGCGGTTGTAATAGGAGGTTTAGTTTTTAAAGAAAAGAATAAACGTAAAAAACTTATACCCCTAACCGGAATTCTAGTAGGTGTTTTTTTGATTTTGTATTCGTAG
- a CDS encoding EamA family transporter has protein sequence MSQKNPTVIFLAFFAIYVFWGSTYLWNKMAVTELPPFMLGGFRFCTAGLIIFGIAASLGHSLRISRKQLGNSILAGVLFLSVGNGVFVWALKYIDSGFGALIASMYPLFIILMMMVIQKRKLKKMTIAGVFLGLIGMLLLVTQRQLSIEPNFWLGVGLALTAILSWSSGSLIVAHVETPKNHFVSTAYQMTAAGVVLLLASLFIGEEWSSPLSWSGRTQIALTCLILFGSIAAFSAFNYLLKNVDTEKVSTSAYVNPIIAMFLGWYFLDETITLQSIIAAAILLTGVYFINVGKGKGDKEAKLKTKN, from the coding sequence ATGTCACAAAAGAATCCTACTGTTATTTTCCTTGCTTTTTTTGCGATATATGTGTTTTGGGGATCTACTTATTTATGGAATAAAATGGCCGTTACAGAGCTGCCGCCGTTTATGTTAGGAGGTTTTCGCTTTTGTACAGCAGGTCTTATTATTTTTGGTATTGCTGCATCTTTAGGGCATTCTTTACGCATAAGCCGTAAGCAACTGGGTAATTCTATTCTTGCCGGTGTGTTATTTCTTTCGGTAGGAAACGGGGTTTTTGTCTGGGCTTTAAAATATATAGATAGTGGTTTTGGAGCATTAATCGCCTCGATGTACCCATTATTTATTATTCTAATGATGATGGTTATTCAAAAACGAAAACTCAAAAAAATGACCATTGCGGGAGTATTTCTGGGCTTAATAGGTATGTTATTGCTCGTTACCCAGCGTCAACTAAGCATAGAACCTAATTTTTGGTTAGGCGTAGGTCTGGCTCTTACTGCTATATTGAGTTGGAGTTCGGGAAGTTTAATAGTTGCTCATGTAGAAACGCCTAAAAATCATTTTGTATCTACCGCATATCAAATGACCGCAGCCGGCGTGGTTTTACTTCTGGCAAGCTTATTTATAGGCGAGGAGTGGAGCAGTCCGCTAAGCTGGTCTGGTCGCACTCAAATCGCATTAACCTGTCTTATTTTATTCGGAAGTATCGCAGCATTTTCCGCATTTAATTATTTACTAAAAAATGTAGATACCGAAAAAGTCTCTACATCTGCTTACGTAAATCCTATAATCGCTATGTTTTTAGGTTGGTATTTTCTAGATGAAACGATTACGCTACAATCTATAATCGCAGCGGCGATTTTGCTAACCGGTGTTTACTTTATCAATGTAGGGAAAGGAAAAGGAGATAAAGAAGCTAAATTAAAAACTAAAAACTAG
- a CDS encoding membrane protein, which translates to MISKRELSLKMREYHRYLGFFLAGIMAVYSISGIVLIFRDSDFLKIKTIETKTIAANLSTTEIAKPLGLRNLKIDKEENGTYYFKGGNYNSKTGEAEYTKAELPSILKNMTNFHKAKSGDPLFFMNIFFGVSLLFFVISSFYMFLPKTSIFRKGMYFAAAGIVLTVILLFV; encoded by the coding sequence ATGATTTCAAAACGTGAACTTTCTTTAAAAATGCGAGAATACCACCGTTACTTAGGTTTTTTCCTGGCCGGTATAATGGCTGTTTATTCTATAAGTGGTATCGTATTAATTTTTAGAGATTCAGATTTTCTGAAGATTAAAACTATAGAAACAAAAACTATAGCTGCAAACCTAAGCACCACCGAAATAGCAAAACCACTGGGTCTGCGCAATCTTAAAATTGATAAAGAAGAAAACGGTACTTATTATTTTAAAGGTGGAAATTACAATTCAAAAACAGGAGAGGCTGAATATACAAAAGCAGAGTTACCTTCTATTTTAAAAAATATGACCAACTTTCACAAAGCAAAATCGGGTGACCCGTTGTTCTTTATGAATATATTTTTCGGAGTTTCTTTGCTGTTTTTTGTGATTTCGTCATTCTATATGTTTTTACCTAAAACCAGTATTTTTAGAAAAGGAATGTATTTTGCAGCGGCGGGAATTGTCTTAACTGTTATTTTACTATTTGTATAA
- a CDS encoding peptide-methionine (S)-S-oxide reductase has protein sequence MRKSISKIALGGGCHWCTEAVFQSLNGVLKVDQGYVASTGFYTDYSEAVIVHYNPDIIPLAVLIEIHLYTHKSTSDHSFRTKYRSAVYYFSEYQEAIISQIKIDLQPLFKEQLITQILPFASFEASRESLHDYYLKDPDKPFCKRYIQPKLKLLKEKFSSRTSV, from the coding sequence ATGCGCAAATCTATTTCAAAAATAGCTTTAGGTGGCGGGTGTCACTGGTGCACAGAAGCCGTGTTTCAATCATTAAATGGTGTTCTTAAAGTAGATCAGGGCTATGTTGCATCAACGGGATTCTATACGGATTATTCTGAAGCGGTAATCGTGCATTATAATCCTGATATCATTCCATTAGCGGTGCTTATAGAAATACATCTTTACACACATAAAAGTACTTCAGATCATAGTTTTAGAACTAAATACAGATCTGCGGTTTATTATTTTTCAGAATATCAAGAAGCGATTATTTCTCAAATAAAAATCGATTTACAGCCTCTGTTTAAAGAACAGCTTATTACTCAAATACTTCCCTTTGCAAGTTTTGAGGCTTCGCGTGAAAGTCTACACGATTATTATCTAAAAGATCCTGATAAACCTTTTTGCAAACGCTACATACAACCAAAACTTAAACTTCTAAAAGAGAAATTTAGTTCAAGAACTTCTGTATAA
- a CDS encoding protein adenylyltransferase SelO, producing the protein MQFKFNNLFTDNLPADPITENARREVTEGFYSFVEPKATANPQLIHVSEKMLEELGISQEEAQSEEFLKMVTGNSVLPQTKPYAMLYGGHQFGNWAGQLGDGRAINLFETDHKGNHWALQLKGAGETPYSRSADGLAVLRSSIREYLMSEAMHHLGISTTRALSLSLTGDQVLRDMMYDGNPDYEKGAVVSRVAESFLRFGNYQIFTDRNDKESLQKLVDYTITYFFSYLGKPSKENYLKFFAEVSERTLAMIINWQRVGFVHGVMNTDNMSILGLTIDYGPYGWLEGFDWGWTPNTTDRQHKRYRYGNQPNIGLWNLYQLANALYPLVEASEGFEEILDIYKKEYAVKSLKMMADKLGIVKATEADLELIANFETCLQLVETDMTIIFRNLADFKKEKPAEGFELITPALYTKETPGDDIQKQWNDWFLSYSKRLQQDSRSDAERKTAMNAVNPKYVLRNYMAQLAIDAADQGDYTLIDTFYKMLKKPYDEQLEYQQWFAKRPDWARDKVGCSMLSCSS; encoded by the coding sequence ATGCAGTTTAAGTTTAATAACCTCTTTACAGATAATCTTCCGGCAGATCCCATTACAGAGAATGCGCGCAGGGAGGTAACTGAAGGGTTCTATTCATTTGTAGAACCTAAGGCCACCGCAAATCCGCAATTGATTCATGTTTCTGAAAAAATGCTTGAAGAATTAGGCATTTCGCAGGAAGAAGCGCAATCTGAGGAATTTTTAAAAATGGTAACTGGTAATAGCGTTTTACCCCAAACTAAACCTTATGCTATGCTATATGGTGGGCATCAGTTTGGAAACTGGGCCGGGCAATTGGGAGACGGTAGAGCAATAAATTTATTTGAAACAGATCATAAGGGTAACCACTGGGCACTACAACTTAAAGGAGCGGGGGAGACGCCGTACTCGAGATCTGCAGATGGGCTTGCCGTTTTACGCTCTTCTATACGCGAGTATTTAATGAGTGAGGCGATGCATCATTTAGGTATTTCTACCACACGTGCACTTTCACTTTCATTAACAGGTGATCAAGTTTTACGGGATATGATGTATGATGGTAATCCTGATTATGAAAAAGGTGCCGTTGTAAGTAGGGTGGCTGAATCCTTTTTACGTTTTGGTAATTATCAGATTTTTACAGACAGAAATGATAAAGAGAGTCTTCAAAAACTGGTAGACTATACCATCACTTATTTTTTCTCCTACCTGGGTAAACCTTCCAAAGAAAATTACTTAAAATTTTTTGCCGAAGTTTCAGAGCGCACTTTAGCTATGATTATAAATTGGCAGCGCGTAGGATTTGTACATGGGGTAATGAATACCGATAATATGTCTATTTTGGGACTTACGATAGACTATGGTCCATATGGCTGGTTAGAGGGTTTTGATTGGGGATGGACACCCAACACGACAGATCGTCAACATAAGCGCTATCGTTATGGCAACCAACCCAATATAGGTTTGTGGAATTTATACCAGCTCGCTAATGCTTTATATCCACTTGTGGAAGCCTCAGAAGGTTTTGAAGAAATATTAGATATTTATAAAAAGGAGTATGCCGTGAAGTCTCTTAAAATGATGGCAGACAAGTTAGGTATTGTAAAAGCCACAGAAGCAGATTTAGAATTAATTGCAAATTTTGAAACATGTCTACAGCTTGTGGAGACCGATATGACTATAATCTTCAGAAATCTTGCTGACTTTAAAAAAGAAAAGCCTGCCGAAGGATTTGAGTTAATTACCCCTGCATTGTACACAAAAGAAACACCAGGTGATGATATTCAAAAACAATGGAATGACTGGTTTTTAAGCTACTCAAAGCGTTTACAGCAAGACTCGCGGTCTGATGCTGAGCGTAAAACTGCTATGAATGCGGTAAATCCTAAATATGTCTTACGCAATTATATGGCGCAACTGGCAATAGATGCTGCAGATCAAGGAGATTATACGCTTATTGATACGTTTTATAAAATGCTAAAAAAACCTTACGATGAGCAACTGGAATACCAACAATGGTTTGCGAAGCGGCCAGACTGGGCGCGAGATAAAGTAGGCTGTTCCATGCTTTCGTGCAGTTCGTAG